The genomic interval TCTTCCGTGAAGAGATGACGAATTAGGTAGCGAGCCGATAACTCCGGCCGAGACTTCCCCTTAGCTACATAGATGACTGAGAAAGGCAACTGAACATTGCGCCAAGGACTCCCGAGAAGTTCTAGAAAGGAtgttggaaagaaaaacatttacttCTCCAGCACTGATCAGGCTTCAGAGTGGCCATGTTACACTAAAACTAGGACATGAAATGTTTTCTCCTGAAACTACTGTACTTGCTTAGAAAGACCAGAAGAAAACTGTAACAATTGCATATATATGCATCACACTTTTCACCCTGAAAATTCTCAAACAATTTGAAAAACAATACAATAGAGCTAACACTAAACTGCAGCTGCTCTACAAACGTCACACCTCACTGGCCAGACCACCACTGAAAAGCAAGCTGAaggtggaggaaaggaagaatttcTGGAGAGATATTTGATCTGGTAAGTCTAGCGGCGGGTGAGGGGCAGGGGGGTGCTACTTTTGCACTTCACTaccctaaaacaaacaaagaaaaaaaatccgaTGGATTCAATCAGAATGCATGAAAAGCTATGTACACAACTAGATGGACTAAACCTGCTGCTCTTAAAATAGCTCGGGACCATGTAATCAAACTGCAGACAGATGTTGAAGTAGCCAAAAAAAGTCTGTTCTACAATAGCATAACAGCACTTCCGATACACTTTCAAAAAAGCTAGAAATGCAGCTTGCATTATTAATGATTGCTTTCTGTATTGTTTTCTCTCACGTGAaaattttatttacttatgtGGAATAACAGCTCCACTATTCCAATGGTGCTTAGATCCTGTAAACATTCTGAAAAGAGAATGAATATTTTTAGCTGCTTCAACTAGACTCCACTGCAACTATGACTAAGGAAAGCCAAAAGAATAGTAAATTCAGGAAGTCTGTGGAGTGAAAGTAGTCCTAACAAATCTTGGGTGCAGTAGTAAATCTGCTTGGGCCCCAGAATGATATTAACTGAATTATTTCCATGGTCAACTAACCTCAGATCATTTCCCTTGCAGCTCTCTCTACAGTCATCATATGCAATATGTGGAATTTTTTCCATTCATGCATTTGTATATTGAGCGCTTTGTTTAAACAAACAATGCAAAGGCAGCTTTAGGATTAGTTATTGTCCTAAACTGTCAGTTTTacagaaagatgtatttttcttctgaaattacaATACCACTTGATAGATATTCTGAGCCAGCTCACTCCATTACAGTAGAGTATCTGTCAAATAAGAAAATGGGACAACTGTGAAATAGTTCTTGAAACAACGGGAGACTGAACAGACTATCTTACAAGTGAACTTTTCATTCTTTCAGGGCATGTGTTTTACAAAAAAATGGGTAGATGAGAACATGTGGTCTGTTTGCCAGAAAATACTCCTGTTTGCTCCCAAGAAAAAATACTAAATAGAGAGCGAGTGCCTTAAGGGGAAAAGAAGAGTCACTTAGCTCAGCAAATCCTTTTTACTACCTATTTTCACCTGCGGTACCATCTTTCTGCTTCTCACCgctcatttaaaatattatacacAAACATGAAAATTTCTCAGTTTACCCATAGGTTCCAAAGACTGGAGCTTCTTGGCTGAAGGTGCTACAAAAGCTTCTGGAAATTTATCCCATCCCGAATTCTGTAGTCTGTCAGTGGTGGTCATTTTCTGAGAGTTTTGAGAATTGCCTTCGCTTTCCTCACTACAATTCAAATCTACACAAAAAGACGTATCTGGAGTGTCAGccgatttttcttccccttcagctGTCTCCTGAAACATATAAATGAGATTAACACATATACTAGCAAAAGGCTAACAGTTTGCTAATTAGTGTTCTAGTTCAATCCCCAAACGGTACAAATTAGATTCCACAGATTTACAATATAGCTAGTCCTGCATTTCAGCCATTAAAGCCACAGGTGAAGTAGGCACTTAACATTCATGGATTTAAACAGAGCATTTTAGAAGCAGAGGTAAATGGAGTTACAGGTGTTTTGGCAGTGATATTTCAGTCACTATAAAGCCTAGAAATGCATGACTAGATACATCTGATGGAAAGTCTGTGAAACCAGTGCTAGTAGTTAACACATTTCAGCTCTCAATCAAATTTGATGCTACTTGTGAAGACATAAGATACTAAAAGGAAAGTACTGTAAATGTTGTCCACATCTCTTATTGTATGAATGCTAAACAGGACAGCAGGAAGAGacggagaaagggaaagggacaTGCTGCCAATATTCCCGTATGGTACTGGTGCTGCAATCAGCAGACCTATGCTGAGTTATGCAAAGATAGAACCCAAGAAGTCTCTAATTAAAGCACTCATGTAAGCGAGGGGTTTAAATAGCTTACTTGAGAAAGAATTACAAGCAGTACTTAAAAACTGATCACCCTGAGATAACTTactgagtttatttttgtttccgaGCGTAAACAGCGGATCATAGCGTTAACATTTGTGATACAGGTCTTCCAGTCTTTTCCATATTCACTCAAATCATAGTTCGGAAAGTTAGCTGCAAGAAATTCTGCACATAAAAGGTAGAAAGACTTTTAAGCTTCATGACAAGAAAGCAGCATTCAAGAGCTTTCTAACTTAAAAGGAGAAGGCTAATAAATGCCTATATTAGGAGCTTTCGATTTCTAGCTTTTATTAACATGAGACTAAAAAATTCATACTTTGAAGCCACGCAGCATTGCGAAATTAAgatgtacaaaaatattttttgatgtgttgtaaacagtatttttattattcagcATTTCCTGGTAAATTACGCTTTTCTCCTAATTCTAtcatatcaactttttttttttttaaaaaaaaaaaaaaagagcgaccAACTAATGCTGATGCTGCAACTAATTTAGGTGGTTTAAGTAACCTCCCTCACCCTTGAAACAGGAAGGGGGATATGTATAGGGATATTCATACAAAGGTGCCTGGGGATCTGGGTAAATGGCCtgacaacatttaaaaatatgctctCCCCACCTTCACCATCTCTTAAACAAGCAAGAAAAGTGAATTTCAAGGATAGAGAAGAACATTTGCCACAGGTGTGCTacagccacattaaaaaaaaaaaaaaaaaaaaaagagaaaccatgATCACCTACAAACAAGTTGTAatgaaaaatttagaaaaaattagCATGACTGAAGAACAATAAGTAAATGAAACTACGCGAAAACAGAAGCGTTTCGTCCATATCGAAGAATTCAAAATGAACACTGAAAATTATAAGGCAGATATTTCTCTCAAAACCAAAGGACAAAGCAGCGTGGAGCACATTCACTGCTCCATTTATCAGTTTAGCGCTTGTTATACAATAATTAACAGAGACCAGGACACCTTGCAAGTTAACAACTACAGAAACTatggaagaagaaagcaagcatgtGAATTTTGGAAGGCAACATACCTCTTATTGCAGCGATTTTGTTAGGGTCTAACGTTCTGCGCCCTCGTGCGCTCACTCCCATAATGCTACACAGTAATGTTTCCTTGGGGAACAAGACACGGACCAAGTAGCGTGCTGCATACTTTGGTTTAGTCTTTTGCCGAGCTTTCATCAAATAGTTTCCAAGAACTTTTACATTTCTCAATGGGTCACCAacatactcttaaaaaaaaaaaaaaaaaaaaaaaaaaaggcagttaaaaaGCAGCACTTCTTCAAACTGCTTCTCTTAAGATGCATCAAGTTACAGATAAGGAATTCTCAGTAAGTGTTCTCTAGTACAACGGATTACACTGTATATTACTTATCTGTGCATGTatagaagaaacaaaaagcagctttaaATTGGAATGCTAAAGGAAATATCTCTTCAGTTCATATTAGCCACCAAGATAGCTAACGGAAATAGTAACactaaagaaaatacattaaaaacataagAGGTCCAAGTGTGCAGATTGGTCCATTCAGAGGCCCATTTTGCACACGTGCAGATACTGTGTATGTTTCTAAGGCAATGACCCATGAAGAATGGCACATATGGCATATCCATACATAGTACTCCTAAATCATACACTACATACAAACTTACAGATAGGCATCTTTGAGCGTTTCATCTACTATTCATTCGGCTCTTCAGCTGCATGATAAAACCGTTTTTAGACCAAAACCAACCAAAATCTCAAAACCCAGCCTTCCACACAACACAGGGCATTCATGCTTTACAAAAAAAtgcaacagattttaaaatgtgctgttatttttgtgtgtgcttgttaATTATAATGCAATAACCTATagaattcttcattttctgtggaattaaatattttgaaataaaccaGACACTGAGAAATTGAGGATGGAAAGGAACTCTCACTGATAAAAtgctctgcaggaagaaaatagGTATTTCCTTCACACAAGCCCGCTAAGTTGCTTTCTTAAATGCAGAACACTTATACAAGTCATACGTCCCACTGAGCTTTACCAGCaatctgttttgtctttttaaacatAGGCACAGTATGTATATATTACTGATGACATGTATACAGGTCAAAATAGTTTATATTAAGAGCACTGAAAAAGAATAGGGCTTAGTCCTGAAATAACCCAAAGCACGTACTGTAAATCAAAGGCTTATGTTATTCTATATAACTACATATATACTGTACAGAGGTTTAAAGTGGCACATTAGGCATTCCTACTAATTTTATTTcaagaattttaaatattattccaTTATACAAAGGCTTGTAAGGCAGCCAGTTCTGCTCCTTTACTTTTGTTAAATAATGACATATGCACTACTTTaggctatttttatttattaatgagcagcattttatttttcagcctgcTCTTCTAGGTATCTATCACAAAGAACTCACCAAGGCTAGGATTGATTGAGACTGAAGAAGACGGCAGCTCTTTACTAATATTCACATTCCCAGATGCATTTCTGTAGTTTACTAGCACAGCATTATTTCCCAAACTGGTCTCAGAAGATGGTGGCATCACTGACGATGCCACTGGTGAAGAGGCAATGTTGACAGTGCTTTCCACAACTGTAGCTGCAAGATTTGATCGTGGAGGAAGGTCAGGGATCCCGTTAGTTGCTGTGTATGGCGAATGCAATGAATGAGTAGAAACTATAGTGGGGAGTGGTGGGCTCTGCCTAAGAACAGGCTGCTGTGACTCAAGTTGAAGAGTCTGTTGAACGCGTTTTATTGTGGAGTTGACCTGAACGTGGCCCTTTTGTAGGGCAACCCTTATGACTGGGCTATGCCTTCCCTGTCCTGGTGAAGAGAGATGAAGGCTTGATTCCCTTTCCATCGATTTTTGTACTCCAATTTTTCCTTGGGGCAAGTGACTGGAACTTCTGTATGCAAAGCCAACTGGTCTCTGAAAATACgattcagaaaacaaataaaagattaaatactgatctttttttttccttagcaaacTAGAAAGATTGAGTTTTTGTAATTCGCTATTGGCAACAGACTCTTTAAGTAGTCATTGTCAAGAAACCAGTgctattccttttttctccttccctctgatttctttttattctaactTGTAGTCCAAACACCAATAGTCTATCTGCTCAGCTTGTAGGTGTCTCAAGTTTTTTCCCCCTGATGTGCTTCCACAGTCGCTTTctaaaaagccaaagaaagaCATAATGAGGAAGACTGCTTTGTGGagagatttttggttttgtttaatgaAAAGGAATAGgcaaaagaaaattcagcatttaTCAGCAATTGACCCAGTCTGCTGAATTTTAAGTGGATAGCCTCCTCTGCAGTGTAAATTTCGTTCTAACAAAGATAATTAAAACCTATTCGTTTTTTCTCCAGGCTGCCTCTTCATTCTTTACTTGCTAGCTGAAAGCATAAGAAATTCAGATCTTGTCTAAGACGGAAAATTCCGAACagaataaaaaagacaaattgAGAGATGGGCTATATTTTCCATCAATTGGAGTGCTTTTATTAAGAAAGATATGCACCCTAAAACATATGTTCTAGATGAAAATATAAGTCACTGAGCAAGATTCACCAAGTACAGTAGATACCTAGTTTTTATAGTGGTCTGATTATATTCCACCCTCGCAACCTTTAAAAATCTTTGACCTGAAGAAAGGTTTATGGGCCTGAAGGTTTGTCCATTTCTCCGTCTGAGTTAATCTAACAAGAAAATAGTACTTTTACCACAAATCTTTCTTTACATCCTTAGACCATCACAGGTACAACAATGGCAAGCCTATAAAAATTTATAGCACTCCTGACAGTAGAAATCGAGAAAATGGTTGGCAGCCTGCATCTGTTTGCTTCCCCATAACCTGTATCGCTGTATCatgtaatcttttttaaaaaaaaaaaaaaaaagcgttcagGTAACTTTTAACCTGGACATTATAGCAGCTGTCATCATATACGATCAGAGTGGACGATAAAAGAGCAGAGATCACAGGGACCAAGTGCAGCTGGCAGGACCAGGTTCTTCCCTGAATCTGGCTATTTTTGGATAAATGGGCCGTACAAATTTGGAGTTGTCaggacaacaacaaaaattccCAAATAAAACACACCATCTTATTCGTAACTGACATGCTTGAGAATGTCACCATTTTCTCCCCTCAAACTGAACAGTCTTACTGATGTCTCTATATTTATTGACACCCCAGAATCACATCTGCCACATAAAAaggttttcagtgctgttgacaaAGAAAGGTCGCTACGGATTCGATGATCTTCTCAAAAAGTCATCTGCTTAGGTTTTTCCTTTAAGAAGGGTTTGTGACTTAGTTACAAACATTAATATTCTGTGTCTTCAGTTAAGAGTGGATTAAACACGTAACAAAATGTATCGAGTGTACTCTGCATCACACCTTCTTAAATAAACATAgcattttattaggaaaaaaactatTCTACCATAACAGATATGATAACATACTGCTGAGATTTAAGAATCAATTAGTTAATTATAGCAGCCTGGGTAAGTGGTACATAAACTTTCTTCTGGCTGCAGAAGCTGAGAGATCAATGAGACAGCATGCTACACCTAGTAAAGCAGTAATGCCACTTTGAAGCCAGTCAAGCTACACCAGCACACCCAGCCCAAGAGGTAACCCAGACATCTCTCTTCCATCACTACAGATAAAGAGCTTCACAGCATCTACCACGGCACCTGAACTTGATGTGGACCACTGGCCATTCTATGAGCACTGGTTAAAACGAACACAGGAGACTGAAGTTAGGTTATAAGAAGATATCTAGAATAATCTAATTGAAATGGATGCTAAACCCACTGGTTTGCTACTAAATTTAATCTCAGTGaaaggagaaggttttttttttttttaaataagcatcagaaaacaatgacagaattaaaggaaaaaagaacttctTACATCTTTAATACTCACAGGTTTGAGCAACAGTGGCTTCACACGAGTATGCTGCATTTCAGAAACCTTTCGATGAAGCAGGTCAAACTTTTTATCCAGTTTCTGAATGGCATCATACATGgcctgaaaaaaattaaagttggaAATAATACTGTTTTGCAAGAACCTAACTTAAAGTTTAAGGCGAAATTCCCTCTCTAAAACTGGGTGAGATCAATACATTCTATATGCATACTAAAGACCGACTTTCTCACAATATGCAAGTAACAATAGTAAACATCACAAAAAGTTCTCAGAGGAGCTTACTCCTGCTACTTTACAGCTGGCAATTATCGGTCGTTCTTCCTGCTTTCCCTAAATGTTTCGTTTTCTCTAATATTTGGTACATTTCATTTTACACTGAAAAGCCACTGACAATCTCTAAGTAAGCTGGGTATCATGATATACTATTTTAAGTGACAATAAGTTTCTAAGCACGGTTAAAAGGCTCATAGGCATTCACTGAGATATTGATTTTCACGCCACTTATGGGAAATGCATTTAGAGAAATACCATCTCTAAAGTAAAATGAGATGAGGGTAACCGATGCATAGAGAGACCATCTCAGCCTTTCATCTCAGAACAAACAGTACTAAAATCAATTGAACCCACATTTTTAATAATCACAGAATAAACGATGAAGAATTTGAAAAACTACTTATTTGACTGAGAGAGCGTCTGATCTTCAGTCATCCATCCCCAAGCTCATCAAATTTTCTCTCAGAGGTTAAAAATTCATGTTGCCTTACTTATACAATCAGGTACAAACTCTTTAAAAGTATTATCCTGAAGGCTCAAGTTCTCACCCGTAAAAGCCAGATAAATCAAAGCATCCAAAGCCCACCAGTTATCAATACACATTACTCTGTGACATAGGGAAGTCCCTTCTTCAGTACTTCTAGGATTTAGCAACTTGAACTAATACTTACACAGCAATTTATCTTAGATATATACTTCATGTCATGACAGAATAAAGGAGTTAGATAAAGAATATCAATCCAATATTGAAAAGGACACTGCCAACTTGAAAATACGTATCAGGCACATGTCACCGGCTATTACTGCAAAAAATATGTAAGGCCATTAAAGTGGAACGagttagaaaaaggaaatgtgtGTCTTCAACTaacaaaagcaatttattttattgcatgaCTGATCTACAACGTAACTACagagaaattcttaaaaaaaaaaaatacatatggcTATAAAACCACAAAGATTGCAGGATGGATTCAGTGGTaaagaatttaaaattattttcaatttcagCAAACCAACTGCTAGGTTTGAAGATCACAGCTATCTTTTTAAAGACTAATTAtccctagagaaaaaaaaaaaaatctatacatcATCTGGAAACTTACTGGTATCTGAAGGAAGCGCTGTAAGGCCTTAAACACATGTCGGTGACAAGGCAATATTGAATGACTTCATGTGTCCCTAATGTATACAGGAAACTATGGGGGCAAATTTACTAGGGGGAATGGTTACtaacaaggaaaaggagaaggaacggGGATAGCAGGCAACAAAAGAGGCTGTAGTTTCTCATTAGCACTACTTGTTAGAAGAAGCATGCTCCCAATAAGTGACAAGAACATTAGTTGCACAGTCTCACTCCATTTTCTTCCATATATTGCCAGATATATCCCTAATGAGACTTATAAGACATTTAATAGTTAGCTACAAGACACTCAGATATTATCCTCTTCAGAGTGAAAGACATTCAGCTGTACTTTGGAGTACTGTGACTCTAGTCGTTCCAGGTTCTCACCTACATAAATAAGGGATGCTTTTAGTTTTCACTGGTACAGTGATTTTCAATCTTGATGATTACTGCTTCAGAAGTCAAAAGCAAAGAGGTCAACAAAAACCAACATTACCAGGATTCTGGCACTATTCTAAAAGCAAGCCTCAAGTACATTCAAAAGCTAAGTGTATATGACAGTCAAATCTTCCCCATTACCATGAAGCCCTTTACAAATCACTGGACTTTACGTATTGCAGTAAGActgaacatttgaaaagtactcatGGCAACTGTAGGGTAAAGAGTTCAGACAGTATGAAGAAACAgattatttttgattaaaaaaaaaaaaactatagttaAGTGAAAGCTAAGATTTGAACAACAGGAAATACTGAAGTAGTAGAATATCAACTACAGATTACAAATAT from Struthio camelus isolate bStrCam1 chromosome 1, bStrCam1.hap1, whole genome shotgun sequence carries:
- the BEND2 gene encoding BEN domain-containing protein 2 isoform X3, which encodes MSADDYVSVSVEDDVEAVIIDNSEVEDGENGLSTQSCMSMEQNSEVNSDVHHVAQLAYGSEGLSVLAERVVSQMSHSASMQRGNPRTPEKMGYMFSHNKRKRLAPTLVGQNVMRMGEGEYEDSDSVIYEYEPDYECGSIVSEASYTGDLQKTLMEVLSYCQAMYDAIQKLDKKFDLLHRKVSEMQHTRVKPLLLKPRPVGFAYRSSSHLPQGKIGVQKSMERESSLHLSSPGQGRHSPVIRVALQKGHVQVNSTIKRVQQTLQLESQQPVLRQSPPLPTIVSTHSLHSPYTATNGIPDLPPRSNLAATVVESTVNIASSPVASSVMPPSSETSLGNNAVLVNYRNASGNVNISKELPSSSVSINPSLEYVGDPLRNVKVLGNYLMKARQKTKPKYAARYLVRVLFPKETLLCSIMGVSARGRRTLDPNKIAAIREFLAANFPNYDLSEYGKDWKTCITNVNAMIRCLRSETKINSETAEGEEKSADTPDTSFCVDLNCSEESEGNSQNSQKMTTTDRLQNSGWDKFPEAFVAPSAKKLQSLEPMELLGSPWRNVQLPFSVIYVAKGKSRPELSARYLIRHLFTEDVLVKSNVYGNLERGMSPLDCNRINALRDFLQENYPSFDLKETGYDWKACVAAINSTIRSLRHDLKKATVGMRRRLLAMPPPSKKSPPQSPISIKAYESDTINLTD
- the BEND2 gene encoding BEN domain-containing protein 2 isoform X2 codes for the protein MADYVSVSVEDDVEAVIIDNSEVEDGENGLSTQSCMSMEQNSEVNSDVHHVAQLAYGSEGLSVLAERVVSQMSHSASMQRGNPRTPEKMGYMFSHNKRKRLAPTLVGQNVMRMGEGEYEDSDSVIYEYEPDYECGSIVSEASYTGDLQKTLMEVLSYCQAMYDAIQKLDKKFDLLHRKVSEMQHTRVKPLLLKPRPVGFAYRSSSHLPQGKIGVQKSMERESSLHLSSPGQGRHSPVIRVALQKGHVQVNSTIKRVQQTLQLESQQPVLRQSPPLPTIVSTHSLHSPYTATNGIPDLPPRSNLAATVVESTVNIASSPVASSVMPPSSETSLGNNAVLVNYRNASGNVNISKELPSSSVSINPSLEYVGDPLRNVKVLGNYLMKARQKTKPKYAARYLVRVLFPKETLLCSIMGVSARGRRTLDPNKIAAIREFLAANFPNYDLSEYGKDWKTCITNVNAMIRCLRSETKINSETAEGEEKSADTPDTSFCVDLNCSEESEGNSQNSQKMTTTDRLQNSGWDKFPEAFVAPSAKKLQSLEPMELLGSPWRNVQLPFSVIYVAKGKSRPELSARYLIRHLFTEDVLVKSNVYGNLERGMSPLDCNRINALRDFLQENYPSFDLKETGYDWKACVAAINSTIRSLRHDLKKATVGMRRRLLAMPPPSKKSPPQSPISIKAYESDTINLTD
- the BEND2 gene encoding BEN domain-containing protein 2 isoform X1; translated protein: MAGEHPDKSEDFAEEQQCLSPDYVSVSVEDDVEAVIIDNSEVEDGENGLSTQSCMSMEQNSEVNSDVHHVAQLAYGSEGLSVLAERVVSQMSHSASMQRGNPRTPEKMGYMFSHNKRKRLAPTLVGQNVMRMGEGEYEDSDSVIYEYEPDYECGSIVSEASYTGDLQKTLMEVLSYCQAMYDAIQKLDKKFDLLHRKVSEMQHTRVKPLLLKPRPVGFAYRSSSHLPQGKIGVQKSMERESSLHLSSPGQGRHSPVIRVALQKGHVQVNSTIKRVQQTLQLESQQPVLRQSPPLPTIVSTHSLHSPYTATNGIPDLPPRSNLAATVVESTVNIASSPVASSVMPPSSETSLGNNAVLVNYRNASGNVNISKELPSSSVSINPSLEYVGDPLRNVKVLGNYLMKARQKTKPKYAARYLVRVLFPKETLLCSIMGVSARGRRTLDPNKIAAIREFLAANFPNYDLSEYGKDWKTCITNVNAMIRCLRSETKINSETAEGEEKSADTPDTSFCVDLNCSEESEGNSQNSQKMTTTDRLQNSGWDKFPEAFVAPSAKKLQSLEPMELLGSPWRNVQLPFSVIYVAKGKSRPELSARYLIRHLFTEDVLVKSNVYGNLERGMSPLDCNRINALRDFLQENYPSFDLKETGYDWKACVAAINSTIRSLRHDLKKATVGMRRRLLAMPPPSKKSPPQSPISIKAYESDTINLTD